A DNA window from Centroberyx gerrardi isolate f3 chromosome 5, fCenGer3.hap1.cur.20231027, whole genome shotgun sequence contains the following coding sequences:
- the emp3a gene encoding epithelial membrane protein 3 — protein MVFLLMSVTVLHLITLAMLLIATMEKSWWIWGDSEISDLWYNCFHDNATNTWLCAATNENDWLQSVQALMVLSVVFSSISFLAFVGQLFAMPTGGLFYFTGLCQTFAGFTVFAASLIFTFHRKEILGDSRDLSTGRFGYCFILAWLCVPLLFVSGVLYIHLRKKQ, from the exons ATGGTTTTCCTGCTGATGTCCGTAACCGTGCTGCATCTAATCACTCTGGCCATGCTCCTCATCGCCACCATGGAGAAG TCCTGGTGGATCTGGGGAGATTCTGAAATCTCAGACCTGTGGTATAACTGCTTCCATGATAATGCTACAAATACCTGGTTGTGTGCTGCTACTAATGAAAATG ACTGGTTACAGTCTGTCCAGGCGCTGATGGTCCTCTCTGTggtcttctcctccatctccttcctgGCGTTTGTGGGTCAGCTGTTCGCCATGCCCACAGGAGGGCTCTTCTACTTCACAGGCCTCTGCCAAACCTTTGCAG GTTTCACAGTCTTCGCTGCCTCCCTCATCTTCACGTTCCACAGAAAGGAGATCTTGGGCGACTCCAGAGATCTGAGCACAGGACGCTTTGGCTACTGCTTCATCCTGGCTTGGCTGTGCGTCCCTCTCCTCTTTGTAAGTGGAGTCCTATATATCCACCTGCGCAAGAAGCAGTGA